The Phoenix dactylifera cultivar Barhee BC4 chromosome 12, palm_55x_up_171113_PBpolish2nd_filt_p, whole genome shotgun sequence genome has a window encoding:
- the LOC103696847 gene encoding probable GTP-binding protein OBGM, mitochondrial codes for MWWRRPVLRHGQTLLRPPSYRPPWLPSSFYYSDMPNKKGKVAPLQERRMVDRFRLWAKGGEGGNGCCSFRRTRTDRHGKPDGGNGGRGGDVILECSAAVWDFSNLQHHLNAKRGGHGVSKNQIGSRGSDKVAQVPVGTVIHLVSGETPSFVENISTASLDPWDIPGALEGDPSKSVQHYDGKRVIASGALVKENFDDSLSYSQSGAAKAPGSHRKVLQSSESTQVEHRQDVTHCHSKAAYTEIKDKETTEEEYEMEYEDDEEEEEIEEEEVMQYSVAEFTEPGQRMVVAHGGEGGLGNASLKKDSKPGRRIDYSDAEDQSSLTTGRPGSETLLILELKSIADVGLVGMPNAGKSTLLGALSRAKPAVGHYAFTTLRPNIGNLNYEDFFSVKVADIPGLIKGAHENRGLGHAFLRHIERTKVLAFVVDLAAALNGKKGIPPWEQLRDLVLELEYHQEGLSNRPSLVVANKIDEEGAEYAYEELKRRVQGVPIFPVCAVLKEGVSELKTGLRRLVDGSESQRLDIAKIITD; via the exons GCCTCCTTCCTATAGGCCGCCATGGCTTCCTTCTTCGTTCTATTACTCGGATATGCCCAACAAGAAGGGCAAAGTTGCCCCCTTGCAG GAGAGGAGGATGGTGGATAGGTTCAGGCTGTGGGCAAAGGGAGGCGAAGGTGGAAATGGGTGCTGCAGCTTCCGGCGCACCAGAACTGACCGGCATGGCAAACCAGATG GTGGAAATGGTGGAAGAGGTGGTGATGTTATTCTTGAATGCTCTGCGGCAGTTTGGGACTTCAGTAATTTGCAGCATCACTTG aatgcaAAAAGAGGAGGGCATGGAGTTTCAAAGAATCAGATAGGGAGTCGTGGATCTGACAAG GTTGCGCAGGTCCCAGTTGGCACAGTAATTCACCTAGTTAGTGGTGAAACTCCTTCTTTTGTGGAAAATATTTCCACAGCATCTTTAGATCCTTGGGATATACCAGGAGCTCTTGAAGGCGATCCATCCAAATCTGTTCAGCATTATGATGGAAAAAGGGTCATTGCATCAGGTGCATTGGTAAAGGAAAATTTTGATGATTCACTGTCATATTCTCAAAGTGGTGCTGCTAAAGCACCTGGCAGTCACCGCAAAGTTTTGCAATCTTCTGAATCCACTCAAGTAGAACACAGACAAGATGTAACTCATTGTCATTCTAAAGCAGCCTATACAGAAATTAAAGATAAGGAAACTACTGAGGAAGAATATGAAATGGAAtatgaagatgatgaagaagaagaagagatcgaggaggaggaggtgatgCAGTATTCAGTTGCAGAATTCACAGAACCAGGGCAGCGTATGGTAGTTGCTCATGGAGGGGAGGGTGGTCTTGGTAATGCTTCTCTCAAAAAGGATAGCAAGCCCGGCAGACGTATTGACTACAGTGATGCTGAAGACCAATCCTCATTAACCACTGGTAGGCCTGGCTCAGAAACTTTGCTTATATTAGAACTGAAGAGTATTGCAGATGTTGGCCTTGTTGGGATGCCCAATGCTGGTAAAAGCACATTACTAGGAGCTCTTTCAAGGGCTAAGCCAGCTGTGGGTCATTATGCTTTTACTACTCTAAGGCCAAATATAGGAAATCTGAATTATGAGGACTTCTTCTCTGTGAAGGTGGCTGACATTCCTGGGCTTATAAAGGGAGCACATGAGAATCGTGGACTGGGGCATGCTTTCTTGAGGCACATAGAGCGTACGAAGGTTCTGGCCTTTGTCGTCGACTTAGCAGCAGCATTGAATGGGAAAAAGGGTATTCCACCATGGGAACAACTGAGAGATTTGGTTTTGGAACTTGAATATCATCAGGAAGGGTTGTCGAATCGCCCATCTTTAGTGGTGGCCAACaaaattgatgaagaaggggcAGAATATGCTTACGAAGAATTAAAGAGACGGGTTCAAGGTGTTCCCATATTTCCAGTATGTGCTGTGTTGAAAGAGGGAGTATCAGAGTTGAAAACTGGTCTTCGAAGGCTTGTAGATGGAAGTGAATCACAGAGACTCGATATAGCTAAAATTATCACCGACTAG